GCGGTAACGAGATCATTAGCGGTACGGTAGCTCAACTTTCTCGCGAACCATTTTTTCGAGGTCACCGGCCTCAGGAGATGTATGAAAACCGATGGACTCCAGAAAACCCGAACCCGAACCCGAATGCCGAATGGCCGCGCATGGACGAGCTTACCCGTAATCTAGTAGATGTAGGTACCGAACGTTTTGTGTTGGACGGCTCTTACGTACGCCTGAAGAATATTCGGTTGACCTACAACATTCCTACCGGTCCTATTAAATGGTTGCGTTCCGCTTCGGTTTACGTAAGCGCCGATAACTTGCTGACCTTTACCAACTACCCTTGGTTCGATCCCGAAGTAAGTACGGTCGAGAATCCTGGAGGTAACGTACAGCAGAGAATTGCCCAGGGAGTAGATTTGGGAGCCTATCCCAATAGCACCCGCTTCATTGGTGGCTTTCGGATAGGATTCTAAATTACCCTTTAACAATACTTATAAAAATAATACTGCAATGAAATCAAGATATTTTGTCGTACTGCTAGCACTAGTGGTCAACTTTAGCACCTCCTGCGAAGATTTCCTAGAAGAAGAACCAAAAGCATTGCTATCTCCTGACGTACTATTCTCTGATCTCAACGGGGCTTCTATCGTCATGATCAGTGCTTACGATAAGCTAAAAAAAGGTTGGGGGCATCGATCGCTTGTTACTTTAGTAGAGAACCAATCTGACCTCATTCAGGCTAAAGGGTCATGGGCCTCTAATTCAGACTTTGACCAACCGCTCAACTCGGTTAATATTGGCCGTAGCAACAACGTTTGGCGACGGTGCTACGAAAGTATTAATATCTGCAATACGGTACTGGCTCAAGTAGAAAATATGGCGGTGCTACCCAGCCAGGAAGAGGAAAAAGCGGCTCTATTAGGGGAAGCGCGGTTTGTTCGGGCACTTAGTTACTACTACTTGGTTCGACTTTACGGCCCAGTTCCCATTCGTACTGGCACCACCACCACTCCCGATGAAGCTAGTGAAGGGGTAGCCCGTACTCCCGAGAGCGAGGTGTACGACCAACTTATCGTTCCTGATTTACAGTTTGCCGAGCAAAATTGTGTAGACGAATGGGATGATAGCAATATGGGCCGGGCTACCCGATGGGCAGCAAAAGCGCTGCTGGCTGAAGTGCATCTAACAACCGAAAACTGGCCCGAAGCCCGTCGCCTGGCGAAGGAAGTAATTGACAGTGACATGTTTTCGTTAGTTATGGTTAACCAACCCGATGATTTTCTGCAAATCTATGGGGCTGATGTGGTGCGCCATTCTGAAGAAATTTTTTCTTTTAAGTACTCCAATGTTATTAATGGCATCGGAAACTGGGAGGCGCAGTTTGCCAATGGCTTTAACGGCGGACTGTACACGGTGGGCAACGCGGGCTGGAATGGACATAATGCCAATTACACCAATCCGATTGTTGTCAATTGGAGCGATGACGATTTCCGCAAAGAGTTCTCTACGTACTTTACGATCGTGTTGCCTGACGGTACTGTTGATTCAGTCGGTTTCGACGCTCGTGGGGTAAAGCATGCTCATATTCGGAAGTGGCAAGACAATGCGGCTCCTAATATTACAGAAGCTGGAAACGACATACCAGTGCTACGACTGCCCGATATGCTACTCGTTCACGCCGAAGCTACTGCAATGGAAAACGGCGGAGTAGAAATCGCCGAGGCAGTAGAAAGCCTCAACCAGGTTCGCCGTCGGGCTTACGGCTACGACCCAGCACAAGCGTCCCCGATCGACTACCCACCAGCGGGTTCTTATGCAGGTAGCTTTCGGGATTCAGTATTGGTGGAAAGAAGTTATGAGTTCTTTGGAGAAGCCAAGCGGTGGTACGACCTGCTCCGTACCAACACAACCGCTCAGGCAATTGAAACCGCTTTTCCAGAATTGACCTTTAACCCAGTACGCCTACGGTTCCCGCTTCCCTTCGAGGAAATTCAGAATAATTCGGAAATAAGTGCTGATGACCAGAATCTGGGATATTAAGTCACTGCATCCAAGATTTTGACTAATACAATGGTATGGAATTAACCCGCATTTCCCTCATTATGAAAATCGCTACACTTCAGCATGTAGTCTATTCTACTGTTTTCCTCGTTGCTATGTATTACGGTAAAGCACAACCAAAAGCAGAAAGTGTTTCACCAATCCCGGAAAGCGTGTTTGACTATTTTATCACTAGTGTTTTGACCATTTAGTTATTTAACAAATTCAGATACGATACTGTTGTTTCATTTTAGTTCTGGCCTGTAGGGTGGTAAAACTCCAGGAAATCTTAGTGCGCCTTTGGTTTCTATCTTCCTGCCATGCATGAGTGATGTGCTTCATTTTCTGTATTGATTCAACTCTCTGACTGATCGCTTGTCGGGCAATAGCCGAGAACTCTATCTCAGCGCTATTGAGCCAGCTAGCGTGCTTAGGGGTAAAGTGAAACTCTATCTTGTTTTTCATAGCATGGGCAATGGCTGGGGTATATCGTTCGTAGAAGGCACCATACTGATGAGTATTTAAGTTGTCCTGTACTAATTTGATCTTATCCACATGAGCATAGTGAGTGGTAGTAAGCCAGTAGATGCATTCAGCATAGTCTCGTTTAGTTCTTTGCTTTCTGACTTGTAGATAGCGAAGGCCTTGATCTATATCATAAGCTAGCAGCAGCACACAAGTGCCCTGACGGATATATCTATGATCTTGTTTTTCCACCTGTCCAGGTTTCACTGGCAATGGACTGATGCTGTGTCCTAATAACTGGCACGGACGCTCGTCAAAACAAAGCCGAGCTACACCCGGCACGATCGGGGCTTGATACAAATCAAGGATGTCTTCCATTCTAGCGATATATTCACCAGTAACCTTAGCGATACACCATTGCTTCTTGAGCCAAGGTTTGAGCAGACTTTTTTAAAATCTTACGTACCGATTCACGTGAGATCGTCTCTACATACCCCAACTCTACTACTTTATCTCGTAGAAGTCTAATAGTCCATTGTTTGCGCCCTTCCGGCGGATTGCTACAGGCCAGCGTAGTTATATGGGCCTCTTCTGATTCACCTATCTTGGAAGGCTGACCGGGGCGAGGCTTTTCACAAAGGGCTGTTTCTAGTCCTTCCCGCAGGTAACGCCTTCTAATCTGACTGATGGTAGGGCGACTGATATCTAGCAGGTGTTCAATGCGCCCGATAGGCAGTCCTTCATCTAAGTATTTCAAGGTCATTGCTCCTCTCAGGGCACGGGCTGACCTTTTGCCTACGCTTAGGTAGACCTTTAAATCTTCCCGATCGGTAGTGCTCAGTTGCAGCGGCTTACTTGTTCTTCCCATAGCTGTAAATGCTTTTGGGAAAAATAGTACCTTTTGTCAAGAATTTAAATTGTCAAAGCACTAGATGGAGTACTTGATTAGCCCAAGTACGACTGTAGTTGACAATAGCTCCCCAGATTTTACGTCCTTCCCAAAAGCGGTCGTAGCTTTGATTATTTTTGAAACCAATCAGAAACGAAACAGCAATGCCAATAACCGTAAGAGGTTCAAATCGAAAGCGCAGAAATGTCCATTCCAAAGATTGGTAAGCTATTAGGACTGCGGAGGATCAGAGCAGGGCAAAGGTCAATATAGGCCAGGAATAGCGTAAGAGTAGATCCAGACTTAAATTCCTTTTGATATACATAGAAGATACGAAAGTTTATAGGGTAGGTAGATAAAGCTGATTGGAAGTATGTGGTTAACAATAGAATCAGCGAAGGGAAGCGTCAATTATAACAACTCCTCCTTCTTGAAAATGGAGCTGTTCCTACTCGACTCGTAGAACTGCTCTATGGCTTACCTAAATAGATTGGTATGGTTGACACCGTTTTGAGTGTTCCGGGATGAAATAATGTTTCTTACGATAGGCACCATAGCTATACATTTTTGTAATGTTTTGCTGTAAAGAAACTTAGTAGCGAGAGTAATTTCTTGGACTATCTTGCGCATATAGTACTTTCTTACCGAAATCTTAGTTAAGAGTTTTCCACCTGAGTATCCAGCATGCTATCTGGCTAGCGATACTTCAAAAATTTTCTTAGAAGTGGGATACTGTTGTAGACCCGAGAAAAGAAGGGTAGCAGCGGTTTCCCGTAGAGCAACTTTGACAGTTAACCACAGTACATTGCTCGATTGACGGAACAGGGCATTCTTATAAAAACTTGATAAGCCTAAGAGCTTTTGAGAGGTGAAGGAAATCGTCTTAAAATAGCTTCATCTGCGCTTTGATATTGTCGGCTTTGAATTGGTTGAGAAGTTTAATGGTTAGCGTTCGGCACCCGGCTAACAGAACACCTAGTAACTAGCTTAAAATTTGATCCGCCGCATCATCGAGTACCTCCTGCTCAAAATCATCAAAGTAGGCTTCGGTGGTATAGTAGTTGGTATGGCCGAGCATATCCCCAATCTGCGCTTTGGATATTCCCTTACGTAATCCAGCCGTGGCGAAGGTATGGCGAGCCACGTAGGTCGTCAGGTTTTCTTCTACACCAATGGATTTTCCGATAGTGATTAAGCGGCGGTTGTGATTACGGAGCCGATTCTGATACAGTTTATAGATATACTCCTCGTCGGCGGTATCAATTACATCCCGCATAATCGGAAAAGCAAGTCCCTTGTCATTTTCAGAGTCAGCGTAAGCATCTAGGATTTGCTGGGCTTCTTTAGAAATTTTGATATTGAACTCTTTTACACTAGCTCCGCGTTTGGTTTTTCGCCGTTTGTACCGCAAACGTCCCTCTTCAATAGCTGAAGTAGGTAGGAAGGCTAAATCAATGAAGTTCATCCCTCGCATATTGAACATAAATAGAAAATAGTTACGATGGTGCCATAGGGACGAGCTTGGTGAGTAGTCTAATTCTCGGATTGTTTGAATAACATCTAGCTTGACAGCGCGTTTCTTGGCTTTTTCCGTACGGATCGAGTACCCACTTTTGCCAAAAGGATAGTGTGCTGGGGTTAGTTCCGTATCTTTATCGCGAATCGCTAAATTGTAAATGCGGCGGATAGATCGCATATAACTGCTCATTCCATTAAGCTTGAGCCCCTTTCCTAAGTAATCAGCTTCGAGATCTTCCAGAAATGTTTCATCAATGTCGGAAAGAAGGAGTTGTTTATGGCCATGAAATTTTACAAATGCTTTCAGGGCATCTTCAAAAGCACCCGCCATTCCAAAACGCTTCGCTTTTGTGTAACGAGCGATAACTTTATGTCCATAATCCCAGAGGGTAGTTTTTCTTTCTTGAGTAA
This region of Tunicatimonas pelagia genomic DNA includes:
- a CDS encoding RagB/SusD family nutrient uptake outer membrane protein produces the protein MKSRYFVVLLALVVNFSTSCEDFLEEEPKALLSPDVLFSDLNGASIVMISAYDKLKKGWGHRSLVTLVENQSDLIQAKGSWASNSDFDQPLNSVNIGRSNNVWRRCYESINICNTVLAQVENMAVLPSQEEEKAALLGEARFVRALSYYYLVRLYGPVPIRTGTTTTPDEASEGVARTPESEVYDQLIVPDLQFAEQNCVDEWDDSNMGRATRWAAKALLAEVHLTTENWPEARRLAKEVIDSDMFSLVMVNQPDDFLQIYGADVVRHSEEIFSFKYSNVINGIGNWEAQFANGFNGGLYTVGNAGWNGHNANYTNPIVVNWSDDDFRKEFSTYFTIVLPDGTVDSVGFDARGVKHAHIRKWQDNAAPNITEAGNDIPVLRLPDMLLVHAEATAMENGGVEIAEAVESLNQVRRRAYGYDPAQASPIDYPPAGSYAGSFRDSVLVERSYEFFGEAKRWYDLLRTNTTAQAIETAFPELTFNPVRLRFPLPFEEIQNNSEISADDQNLGY
- a CDS encoding IS630 family transposase, yielding MLKPWLKKQWCIAKVTGEYIARMEDILDLYQAPIVPGVARLCFDERPCQLLGHSISPLPVKPGQVEKQDHRYIRQGTCVLLLAYDIDQGLRYLQVRKQRTKRDYAECIYWLTTTHYAHVDKIKLVQDNLNTHQYGAFYERYTPAIAHAMKNKIEFHFTPKHASWLNSAEIEFSAIARQAISQRVESIQKMKHITHAWQEDRNQRRTKISWSFTTLQARTKMKQQYRI
- a CDS encoding helix-turn-helix domain-containing protein gives rise to the protein MGRTSKPLQLSTTDREDLKVYLSVGKRSARALRGAMTLKYLDEGLPIGRIEHLLDISRPTISQIRRRYLREGLETALCEKPRPGQPSKIGESEEAHITTLACSNPPEGRKQWTIRLLRDKVVELGYVETISRESVRKILKKSAQTLAQEAMVYR
- a CDS encoding bestrophin family ion channel, encoding MAYQSLEWTFLRFRFEPLTVIGIAVSFLIGFKNNQSYDRFWEGRKIWGAIVNYSRTWANQVLHLVL
- a CDS encoding site-specific integrase, which gives rise to MSLAQDILSDHHAVLKQLTVDDLVALIKQRFEKEDQKALPVIPTLITQERKTTLWDYGHKVIARYTKAKRFGMAGAFEDALKAFVKFHGHKQLLLSDIDETFLEDLEADYLGKGLKLNGMSSYMRSIRRIYNLAIRDKDTELTPAHYPFGKSGYSIRTEKAKKRAVKLDVIQTIRELDYSPSSSLWHHRNYFLFMFNMRGMNFIDLAFLPTSAIEEGRLRYKRRKTKRGASVKEFNIKISKEAQQILDAYADSENDKGLAFPIMRDVIDTADEEYIYKLYQNRLRNHNRRLITIGKSIGVEENLTTYVARHTFATAGLRKGISKAQIGDMLGHTNYYTTEAYFDDFEQEVLDDAADQILS